The Streptomyces sp. NBC_01142 genomic interval GCGCTCGGGTACCAGCAGGTGCTCACGGCGCTCGCGGGGGAGTGCAGCGACCAAGAGGCGCGCGAGGAGACCGTGCGCGCCACCAAGCGCTTCGCGCGCCGCCAGGACTCCTGGTTCCGGCGCGACCCGCGGGTGCACTGGCTGAGTGGAGCGGCTGAGCACCGGGGGGAACTTCCGCACCTGGCGCTGGCGTTGGTCGAACGAGCGGTCACAGCCTGATCACGTGATGGCATCGGGACGCCCTGGCCGTCATTCCGGCACCCGGGAGCGTGCCATCATCGAGCATCGATCGACCAGTGGAGTCCGAATTGGGAGGGCGCGTGGCGATGGAGGCCGGCCCTCGCGACAGAGAACAGGACAGAAGGGACGCAGCGGAGAGCGCGTCCCGGCTGAGTCCGGACGGTCCTGACGACCAGGACCTGACCGCGGACGAGGTGGAGGTCGAACTGCGCCCGCAGCGACGGCTGCGGATCTGGCAGCTCGCCCCCATCGTGGGACTGGCCGCGGTCGGCTCCCTGATGTTCGCTTTCCCCCTCGCCTTCGGCACCGGCGACGGCGGAGCGGTCGTCGCCATGCTGGGGCTGCTGATCAGCTGCTGCGCCGCGGGCTGGGGTGTGATGGCCGCCCGACGCGTCGGCCACACCTGGCCCGGCCTGCCGCCCCGCGGCTCCGGAGAGCGGCCCGACTGGCGCGTCATCGCCCTGTACGTCGGCGTGGGCGCGTTGCTGGTCGGGCTCGCCGTCTGGCGAGTGGCCCGCCTCCGCTGAACCCTGGCTCCCGGCTCCGTCCCGTCGGCGCCCGCTTTCGCCCATCCCGTTCTTCTCCGGCGCCCGCCTCCGCAGACTGTCGGACCGTCCTCGTACGATGGACGACGTGAGCACCTCGCAGACCGCCCAGACCGCACCGCACACCGCGCCGATCGCCTTCCTCAAGGGTCACGGGACCGAGAACGACTTCGTGATCGTCCCCGACCCGGACAACGCCGTCGAGCTGCCCGCCTCCACTGTCGCCCGGCTCTGCGACCGCCGGGCCGGCATCGGCGGTGACGGTCTGCTGCACGTCGTACGGTCCGCGGCGCACCCCGAGGCGCAGCTCATGGCGGACGAGGCCGAGTGGTTCATGGACTACCGCAACGCCGACGGCTCGATCGTCGAGATGTGCGGCAACGGCGTACGCGTCTTCGCCCGCTACCTCCAGCGCGTCGGCCATGTCGAGGCCGGAGACCTCACCGTGGCGACCCGCGGTGGTGTCAAGAAGGTGCACATCGCCAAGGACTCGAACGGAGACATCACGGTCTCCATGGGCCGGGCGCTGCTCCCCGAGGCCGGTGTCACGGTCGCCGTCGACGGCCGCAGCTGGCCTGCCAGGAACGTGAACATGGGCAATCCGCACGCGGTCGCCTTCGTCGAGGACCTGGACCACGCGGGTGACCTGTTCACGATGCCGCCGTTCACCCCGGCCTCGGTCTACCCGGACGGGGTGAACGTCGAATTCGTCGTCGACCGCGGCGAGCGGCATGTCGCGATGCGCGTGCACGAGCGTGGCTCCGGCGAGACCCGCTCCTGCGGCACGGGCGCGTGCGCCGTCGCCGTCGCAGCGGCCCGCAGGGACGGCGACGACCCCTCGGTCACCGGCGTCCCTGTCACCTACACCGTGGATCTTCCCGGCGGGCGTCTGCTGATCACGGAGCGGCCGGACGGTGAGATCGAGATGACAGGACCGGCCGTCATCGTCGCCGAGGGGTACATCGATCCCGCTCTCCTCGTACAGCCCGAAACCGTGATCGCATAGAGCTTCGCTCGAATGGGTGATCCGGTTCACGCTGAGCGAGAGCCGGACTGCGCCACGTGGTGGGCTCGGTAGCATCAAGCACCGGCCCGGAGGGCATGCCTGCCCTTCCACCGCCGGTCGAAGCTGCCGGAGGTGCCCCATGAGTGCAGAGGCCACCAACCCAGGTGCCCACAGCCGCAGGCGCGGCCGTCCCAGGATCGACCTCCGCAGGCTGGGCCGCGCCGCACTGATGGGCCCCGCGGCCCGGGACCGGCTGCCCGACGCGATCGGCCATGTCGCCGAGGCGCATCGCGCGCACCACCCCGACGCCGACCTCACCATCCTCCACAAGGCCTACGTCCTGGCAGAGTCCTCCCACCGCGGACAGTCCCGCAAGAGCGGCGAGCCGTACATCACGCATCCGCTCGCCGTCACCCTGATCCTCGCCGAACTGGGCGCGGAAACGACCACGTTGACCGCCTCTCTCCTCCACGACACCGTCGAGGACACGGAGGTGACACTTGATCAGGTCCGGAGGGAGTTCGGCGCCGAGGTCTGTTATCTGGTCGACGGCGTCACCAAGCTGGAGAAGGTCGACTACGGCGCGGCCGCCGAGCCCGAGACCTTCCGCAAAATGCTCGTCGCCACCGGCAACGACGTCCGGGTGATGTCGATCAAACTCGCCGACCGGCTGCACAACATGCGCACCCTCGGCGTGATGCGGCCCGAGAAACAGGCCAGGATCGCCAAGGTCACCCGCGACGTACTCATTCCGCTCGCCGAACGGCTCGGCGTACAGGCGCTCAAGTCCGAACTGGAGGATCTGGTCTTCGCGATCCTGCACCCGGAGGAGTACGAGCGCACCCGCGCGGTCATCGCAGAGAACGCCACCGCCTGCGACGCGCTCGCCGCCATCGCGGTGGACTTCAGGGCGGTCCTGCGGGATGCCGGCATCGCGGCCGAAGTCCTCATCAGACCCCGGCATTTCGTCTCCGTGCACCGCGCCCGGCTCAAACGCGGCGAGCTGCGCGGCACGGACTTCGGAAGGCTGCTCGTGCTGGTCGGCGAGGACGCCGACTGCTACGGCGTCCTCGGCGAACTGCACACCTGCTTCACCCCGGTGATCTCCGAGTTCAAGGACTTCATCGCGGCCCCCAAGTTCAACCTGTACCAGTCGTTGCACACCGCCGTCGCAGGACCGGACGGCGCCGTCGCCGAAGTCCTCATCCGTACACACCAGATGCACAAGGTCGCCGAGGCCGGAGTGATCGCGCTCGGCAATCCGTACGCACCCGTGATGCCCGTCACCACCGCCGAAGGGGCGGAACCGGCCGACGGCGAGCGCGAGGACCCGACGCGGCCCGGCTGGCTCTCCCGCCTCCTGGAGTGGCAGCAGTCCACCCCCGACCCCGACACCTTCTGGATCTCCCTGCGCGCGGATCTGGCGCAGGACCGTGAGATCACCGTCTTCCGCGCCGACGGCGGCGCCCTCGGGCTGCCGGCCGGCGCGAGCTGTGTGGACGCCGCGTACGCGCAGTACGGCGATCAGGCGCACACCTGCATCGGCGCCCGCGTCAACGGCCGTCTGGCGACGCTGAGTACGGTGCTGCGCGACGGCGACACGGTGCACCTGCTGCTCGCCCAGGACACCACGTCCGGACCCTCCCCGGACTGGCTCGACCATGCCCGTACCCCCGCCGCGCGCATCGCCATCGCCGGCTGGCTCGAGGCGCACCCGGAGGGCGCGAAAGTCCCCGCGGCCGCCCCCCGCAGACCCGCCCCGTTCACCGTCGGCCGCCCGGCCGCCGCCAACGCCGTTGTCGACCTGCCGGACGCGACCGTGCGGCTCGCGGGCTGCTGTACGCCGGTGCCGCCCGACGCTGTCACCGGTTTCGCGGTACGCGGCGGCGCCGTGACCGTCCACCGCGAGGGATGCCCCGCCGTTGACCGGATGAAGGCCCTGGACCGCGAGCCCATCGCCGTGAGCTGGGGCGACGCCGCAGAGTGCCGGGTCTCCCTGGTCGCCGAGGCATTCGGCCGCCCGCGCCTGCTGGCCGACCTCACCGAGGCCATCGCCACTCAGGGGGCGGCCATCGTCTCGGCCACCGTCGAGCCGCCCAGCGAGCAGCGCGTACGGCACACGTACACCCTGCAACTCCCGGACGCCGCGGGTCTTCCCGCCCTGATGCGTGCCATGCGTGATGTGCCAGGGGTGTACGACGTGAGCCGCACCCAGCATCCGGCGGCCACCACCTGACCTCGTTCGGGTGGTGCGGGCGCGCGGCATCACGGCCCGCGCCGGGCGCGCTGATAGCCGTAGTGCATGCTCCACACCTCTCGGCGCCGCTTGCGTGCCGCCCTGCTGGCCGCCGCCTCGGCCACCCTCGTTGCCGCGGTCCTTCCCCCGCCCACACCGCTCGGCATCGGCGATGCCCTCTTCCCTCAGCTGGGCAATCCCGGCTACGACGTCCTCGCGTACGACATCGGCTTCACCTACCGCGGCAGCAACAGCAAGCCGCTGGACGCCGTCACAAGGATCGACGCACAGGCGACGCGGCGGCTGGACCGCGTCAATCTCGACTTCGCGCACGGCACTGTCCGTACGGTCGAGGTGAACGGCAGGCCCGCCGAGTTCGCGACCGCCGGAGAGGACCTGGTCATCGACCCGGCCGACGCCGTCCCGCAGAGCTCACGGATGCAGATCACGGTCACGCACACCAGTGACCCGACAGGCCGACCGAGCACAGGGGGATGGGTCCGTACCGGCGACGGACTGGTGATGGCGAACCAGGCCGACGCCGCGCACCGGGTATTCCCGTCCAACGACCACCCGGCCGACAAGGCGTACTTCACCTTCCGTGTCACCGCGCCCAAGGACTTGACGGTGGTGGCCAACGGGGTGCGGGTGGCGAAGGCCGCGGCCGGCACCGCCGCCACCTGGACCTACCGGACCGCCCACCCCATGGCCACCGAGCTGGCCCAGGTGTCGATCGGCCGCTCGGCCGTCATCAACCGCCAGGGACCGCACGGCCTGCCCCTACGCGATGTGGTGCCCGCCGCGGACCGCACGAAGCTCGAACCCTGGCTGAAGAGAACGCCCGGCCACCTGGAGTGGATGGAGCAGAAGGTCGGCCCCTATCCCTTCGAGACGTACGGAGTGCTGATCGCCGACGCCGAGACCGGCTACGAGCTGGAGACACAGACGCTCTCGCTCTTCGAGCGCGGGCTGTTCGCGAACGACGCCTACCCGGAGTGGTACATCGACTCGGTCATGGTGCACGAGCTCGCACACCACTGGTTCGGTAACAGCGTCACCCACCGCACCTGGTCGGATCTGTGGCTGAACGAAGGGCATGCCAGCTGGTACGAGGCGGTGTACGCGGAGGAGAAGGCGCAGCAGTCGCTGGAGGAGCGGATGCGTGCCGCGTACAGGCAGTCCGACCGGTGGCGGGCGGCGGGCGGACCGCCGGCGGCTCCTGCCCCGCCGGAGCAGGGCCAGAAGATCAGCCTCTTCCGGCCGGTGTTGTACGACGGCAGCTCGCTGGTTCTGTACGCGCTGCGACAGGAGATCGGAAAGAGCGCCTTCGAGCGGCTGGAGCGACAGTGGGTGCACCTGCACGCGGACGGGACGGCGAGCACCCAGGACTTCACCTCGCTCGCGGCGCGAATCGCGGGGCGTGACCTGACGGCGTTCTTCAAGGGATGGCTGTACGGGCAGCGGACACCGGCAATGCCCGGGCACCCCGAGTGGCGCAGGGCGGCTCCCACGGCCTCCACAGCCCCCTGAAACTGGGATGACGGCCCCAGCAGGGCCGTGCGACCATCAAGGGGTCGGCGACGCGGCCGGCGCCGGTGTCCCTCTCGGGAATCATCCGGTTCCATTACGCGTTGTGACTGGCGTACCGGATTTTCTCCGGCATTTTCTCATCGAGTTTCCCATCGACGTAAGGATCCAATGACCTCCTCTTCATCCCCTTCCCAGGACGAGCAGAGCTTCGCGGAGACGCGCACCGAGAGCCTTCGGGCCGATGCCCTGATGGAAGAGGACGTCGCCTGGAGCCACGAGATCGACGGAGAGCGGGACGGCGACCAGCTCGACCGCTCCGAGCGCGCCGCACTGCGGCGGGTGGCGGGTCTCTCCACCGAGCTCGAGGACGTCACCGAGGTCGAGTACCGCCAGCTGCGCCTGGAGCGTGTGGTGCTGGTCGGTGTATGGACCTCGGGGACAATGCAGGACGCGGAAAATTCCCTCGCAGAGCTTGCGGCGCTTGCCGAGACGGCCGGCGCGCTGGTGCTCGACGGCGTCTTCCAGCGTCGTGACAAGCCCGATTCCGCCACCTATATCGGCTCCGGCAAGGCGCAGGAGCTGCGTGACATCGTGCTCGAAACCGGGGCCGACACCGTCGTCTGCGACGGTGAGCTCAGCCCCGGCCAGCTGATCCATCTCGAGGACGTCGTCAAGGTCAAGGTCGTCGACCGCACGGCCCTGATCCTCGACATCTTCGCCCAGCACGCCAAGTCCCGAGAGGGCAAGGCACAGGTCGCCCTGGCACAGATGCAGTACATGCTGCCGAGGCTGCGCGGCTGGGGTCAGTCGCTGTCCCGGCAGATGGGCGGCGGCGGCGGTGGCGGCATGGCCACGCGTGGTCCCGGTGAGACCAAGATCGAGACGGACCGGCGCCGGATCCGCGAGAAGATGGCGAAGATGCGCCGGGAGATCGCGGAGATGAAGACCGGCCGCGAGATCAAGCGGCAGGAACGCCGGCGCAACAAGGTGCCCTCGGTCGCGATCGCCGGCTATACCAACGCCGGAAAGTCCTCACTGCTCAACCGCCTCACGGGCGCCGGCGTCCTGGTGGAGAACTCACTGTTCGCCACCCTGGATCCCACCGTCCGCAGGGCCGAAACGCCCAGTGGCCGGCTCTACACCCTCGCCGACACCGTCGGGTTCGTACGGCATCTGCCGCACCACCTCGTCGAGGCGTTTCGCTCCACGATGGAGGAGGTCGGCGACTCCGACCTGATCCTGCATGTGGTGGACGGATCGCACCCGGCGCCGGAGGAGCAGCTGGCCGCCGTGCGCGAGGTGATCCGCGATGTGGGCGCCCTGGACGTGCCCGAGATCGTGGTGATCAACAAGGCGGACGCGGCCGATCCGCTCGTCCTGCAGCGACTGCTGCGCCTCGAGCGGCACGCGATCGCGGTGTCGGCGCGGACCGGCAGGGGGATCGACGAGCTGCTCGCGCTGATCGATGCCGAACTGCCGCGGCCGAAGGTCGAGATCGAGGCGCTTGTGCCGTACACCCAGGGCGGTCTGGTCTCCCGGGTGCACGCCGAGGGCGAGGTGATCTCCGAGGAGCACACCACGGAGGGCACGCTGCTCAAGGCACGGGTGCATGAGGAGCTGGCCTCGGCGCTGGCTCCGTATGTACTGGTGGCCAGCTGACCACCGGTCGCTGAACCGAACACGGCGGAAGGCCCGCCCCCTCATCGAGAAGGGGCGGGCCTTCCGGCTGCGCGACGTCCCACGGGTCCAACAGGCTCAGCGGCCTGCGAACTTGTCGCTCATCATCGTGTAGATCTGCTGGGCGCCCGCGTCCAGGCGCGGACCCGCCAGCCAGCCCGAGGTGACCGGGCCGATGGAGGTGTTGGAGACCAGCGCCAGCTTGCCGTCCGGCTGCTCGGCGAACCAGCCGCCACCGGAGGAACCGCCGGTCATCGTGCAGCCGATGCGCCACATCGTCGGCGTACCGGGAGCGATCGACAGACGGCCGGGACGGTCGACGCACTTGTGCATGATCGCACCGTCGTACGGCGGGGCAGCCGGGTAGCCCCAGGCACCCATCGCGCTGATGTCCTTCGCCTCGGGAGCATCGAACTTGACGTCGAGGGCGACGCCCACCGTCTCCTCCAGAGACTTGGTGCCCTTCTCCGGCTTCACATGCATCACGGCATAGTCGTACGGAGCGCCCGTGCCGCCCGTCGGACCTCCCTGGCTGATCCACTCACCGGAGGTCGAGACCCAGTCGGCCCAGTAGAGGCCGTACGGAGCGACCTCCTGCGGCTGCGCGGTCTCCAGCGCAGCGGGGGACTTGCCCGTGTCGTTGTAGGCGGGGACGAAGGCGATGTTGCGGTACCAGCCGCCCGCCTTACCCGCGTGGACGCAGTGGCCCGCGGTCCACACCATGTTGGACTTGCCTGGGTTCTTGGGGTCCTTGATGACGGTGGCGGAGCAGACCATCGAGCCCTCGGGGGCGTCGAAGAAGACCTTTCCGACCGGCGCCGCGTTCTGGTGGTACGGCTTCTTCTCCGCCACGGCCTGGACCGGGCGGGGCTCCGGGTCGGTGACGTCCTGGTCGCCCGAGATGTCGCCGGCCGCGAGCGTCTTCGTCGGAGCCTTGGCCGTCGTCATCCGCTTCGGCTTCCACAGGCCGTCGATCACCGGGTTGACGAAGTCCTTGGCCTCACGCAGCCATTTGTCCTTGTCCCAGTTCTTCCACTCGCCGTTCTTCCACTTCTCCGGGTCGACACCGTGCTCCTTGAGCTTGTCGGCCAGATCGGCGGGAAGGCCGGCGCCACCGTTGTCCGCACCGCCGTTGTCCGCGGCAGGACTGGAAGAGGCGGCGTCGGCAGCCGCCTTGTCGTCGCTCGGGCCACAGGCCGTCGCCGTCAGCGCGAGGGCCGCGGCGACGCCGGTGGCAGCCAGCAACGGACGTATGGAACGCATGGAAACGATTCCCCCTGAAGTGCTGTGGATATGTGCCATGAACCGTCGTGCATCAGCGTGATGCCATACGCGTGAGGGCCATGAGCGCGATCTGCAGTGCGACCTGCACGGTGCAACTGCGGCGCAATTTGCCATGAGCGTGTCACGCGAAAGGGTGGCCTTCCGGGGCCGCCCCTTGCTGCGGCACCACTCTATGCGGGGCGCGGAGCTGTGCAGTTGAGAAGGGCTCTACCTGCACGGAGTCTCCACGAGGAAGGCGACAGGGGCCCTCGGCCGACCGGCCGCAGGCCCCTGTCCTTCCATCGGTGCGTGCTGTGACTACTGGCCCGCGAACTTCTTGCTGACCGCGTTGTAGACGCCCTTGGCCTCGTCGCCCAGACGCGGGCCGGCCAGCCAGCCGGCCGTCACCGGGCCGATGGAGGTGTTGGACACCAGGGCGGGCTTGCCGTCCTGGCCCTTGGCCACCCAGCCGCCGCCGGAGGAACCGCCGGTCATGGTGCAGCCGATGCGGTACATCGTCGGGTCACTGGCCTTGAGGGACAGCCGGCCCGGCTTGTCGGCGCACTGGAAGAGCTTCTGGCCGTCGAACGGCGGCGCCGCCGGGTAGCCGGTGGCGGTCATGTTGCCGATCTTCGGCACGGCCGGGGCGCTGAAGTCCACCGGAAGCGCCGAACCGACCGTCTCCTCGAGCGACTTGCCGGTCCCGCCCTTCTCGGGGGTCACGTGGATCACGGCGAAGTCGAAGGGAGCGCCCTGGCCGCCGGTCGCGGCACCCTGGGAGATCCACTGCTCGGAGGTCTGCGCCCAGTCGCCCCACCACACGCCGTACGGAGCGACCTGCTCCTTGGGCGCCTTCTCCAGCTCGGGGACGGACAGGGCGCTGTTGTTGTACGACGGCACGAAGGCGATGTTGCGGTACCAGCCGCCGCTCTTGCCGGCGTGCACACAGTGGCCCGCGGTCCACACCATGTTGGACTTGCCGGGGTTGGCCGGGTCCTTCACCACGGTCGCGGAGCAGACCATCGAACCCTGCGGGCCGTCGAAGAAGACCTTGCCGGCCTCGGCGGCGCTGGAGTGGTACGGAGCGTTCACGGCCTGCGCGTCGACGGGCGCGGGCGTCGGGTCGGTGACACCCTCGTCGCCCGAGATGTCGTTGTCGACAGGCTTCTCGGGGGGCTGCTCGGCCTCGCGCATCCGGTCCGGGTCCCAGAGGTCCTCGATGATCGGGTTGACGAAGTCCTTCGCCTCACGCAGCCACTTGTCCCTGTCCCAGTTCTTCCACTCGCCGTCCTTCCACTTGTCCAGGTCGATCCCGCGCTCCTTGAGCCGGTCCTTGAGATCGTCCGGGATGGTGATTTTGCCGTCGGTGGACTGGCTGGCGGGCGCGCTCGGCTTGTCACCCGCGTTGTCCTCGCTCGGACCGCAGGCGGTGGCAGCCAGCGCGAGCACGGCGGCGATGGAGGCCGCTGCCAGCGTCGGGCGAATGGGTCGCATGTCGTGATCCCCCTGGGACTTCAGTGCTTCGGAACCGTCGGAACTGCAGTACTCGTTACTCACCCCGGCCGTGGCGCTCGGAGCCGGGTGCGGCCCCCACTATGCCGGTGCCGATGGGGACGGCGCGCAGCAGGTCCGCGGTTCCGATGGCCGCAAGGATCTTCCGACTGCCCGTGATCCCCGGCTCCCGGCGTCGTTGGTACGTACGGGGGACACGCGGTCAGCCTTCAGCCCTGGCTGGTGGCGATACGAGCGCTGTGCCGATGTGAAACGCAACTGTTACAGCTGGAGGACCAACAGCCGTGGCCGTGACCGAACCTGCTCCGGTGGCGCTGCCCGCCGCGCACGAGGGGATTCTGCGTCGGCAGTCCCTGCGCGAGTCGGCAGCGCGTACGTATGCGCGCTCGCTGCCCATTGTTCCCGTACGGGCCCGAGGGCTGACGATCGAGGGGGCGGACGGGCGGCGGTACCTCGACTGCCTTTCCGGCGCGGGGACTCTGGCGCTCGGGCACAACCACCCCGTTGTCCTGGAAGCAATCAGGAAGGTCATCGACTCGGGTGCACCGCTGCATGTCCTCGACCTCGCGACACCTGTCAAGGACGCGTTCATCACCGAGCTGTTCTCCACGCTGCCGCGGGAGTTCGCCGACAACGCGCGCATCCAGTTCTGCGGACCCGCAGGCACCGACGCGGTCGAGGCGGCCCTCAAGCTCGTCCGCACCGCGACCGGCCGCAGTGGCCTGCTCGCCTTCACCGGCGCCTACCACGGGATGACGGCCGGTGCGCTCGACGCCTCCGGCGGTGCGACGGACGTACGGGTGACCCGGCTGCCCTTCCCCCACGACTACCGCTGCCCCTTCG includes:
- a CDS encoding M1 family metallopeptidase, with protein sequence MLHTSRRRLRAALLAAASATLVAAVLPPPTPLGIGDALFPQLGNPGYDVLAYDIGFTYRGSNSKPLDAVTRIDAQATRRLDRVNLDFAHGTVRTVEVNGRPAEFATAGEDLVIDPADAVPQSSRMQITVTHTSDPTGRPSTGGWVRTGDGLVMANQADAAHRVFPSNDHPADKAYFTFRVTAPKDLTVVANGVRVAKAAAGTAATWTYRTAHPMATELAQVSIGRSAVINRQGPHGLPLRDVVPAADRTKLEPWLKRTPGHLEWMEQKVGPYPFETYGVLIADAETGYELETQTLSLFERGLFANDAYPEWYIDSVMVHELAHHWFGNSVTHRTWSDLWLNEGHASWYEAVYAEEKAQQSLEERMRAAYRQSDRWRAAGGPPAAPAPPEQGQKISLFRPVLYDGSSLVLYALRQEIGKSAFERLERQWVHLHADGTASTQDFTSLAARIAGRDLTAFFKGWLYGQRTPAMPGHPEWRRAAPTASTAP
- the dapF gene encoding diaminopimelate epimerase; protein product: MDDVSTSQTAQTAPHTAPIAFLKGHGTENDFVIVPDPDNAVELPASTVARLCDRRAGIGGDGLLHVVRSAAHPEAQLMADEAEWFMDYRNADGSIVEMCGNGVRVFARYLQRVGHVEAGDLTVATRGGVKKVHIAKDSNGDITVSMGRALLPEAGVTVAVDGRSWPARNVNMGNPHAVAFVEDLDHAGDLFTMPPFTPASVYPDGVNVEFVVDRGERHVAMRVHERGSGETRSCGTGACAVAVAAARRDGDDPSVTGVPVTYTVDLPGGRLLITERPDGEIEMTGPAVIVAEGYIDPALLVQPETVIA
- the hflX gene encoding GTPase HflX — translated: MTSSSSPSQDEQSFAETRTESLRADALMEEDVAWSHEIDGERDGDQLDRSERAALRRVAGLSTELEDVTEVEYRQLRLERVVLVGVWTSGTMQDAENSLAELAALAETAGALVLDGVFQRRDKPDSATYIGSGKAQELRDIVLETGADTVVCDGELSPGQLIHLEDVVKVKVVDRTALILDIFAQHAKSREGKAQVALAQMQYMLPRLRGWGQSLSRQMGGGGGGGMATRGPGETKIETDRRRIREKMAKMRREIAEMKTGREIKRQERRRNKVPSVAIAGYTNAGKSSLLNRLTGAGVLVENSLFATLDPTVRRAETPSGRLYTLADTVGFVRHLPHHLVEAFRSTMEEVGDSDLILHVVDGSHPAPEEQLAAVREVIRDVGALDVPEIVVINKADAADPLVLQRLLRLERHAIAVSARTGRGIDELLALIDAELPRPKVEIEALVPYTQGGLVSRVHAEGEVISEEHTTEGTLLKARVHEELASALAPYVLVAS
- a CDS encoding serine protease — protein: MRPIRPTLAAASIAAVLALAATACGPSEDNAGDKPSAPASQSTDGKITIPDDLKDRLKERGIDLDKWKDGEWKNWDRDKWLREAKDFVNPIIEDLWDPDRMREAEQPPEKPVDNDISGDEGVTDPTPAPVDAQAVNAPYHSSAAEAGKVFFDGPQGSMVCSATVVKDPANPGKSNMVWTAGHCVHAGKSGGWYRNIAFVPSYNNSALSVPELEKAPKEQVAPYGVWWGDWAQTSEQWISQGAATGGQGAPFDFAVIHVTPEKGGTGKSLEETVGSALPVDFSAPAVPKIGNMTATGYPAAPPFDGQKLFQCADKPGRLSLKASDPTMYRIGCTMTGGSSGGGWVAKGQDGKPALVSNTSIGPVTAGWLAGPRLGDEAKGVYNAVSKKFAGQ
- a CDS encoding bifunctional (p)ppGpp synthetase/guanosine-3',5'-bis(diphosphate) 3'-pyrophosphohydrolase; the protein is MSAEATNPGAHSRRRGRPRIDLRRLGRAALMGPAARDRLPDAIGHVAEAHRAHHPDADLTILHKAYVLAESSHRGQSRKSGEPYITHPLAVTLILAELGAETTTLTASLLHDTVEDTEVTLDQVRREFGAEVCYLVDGVTKLEKVDYGAAAEPETFRKMLVATGNDVRVMSIKLADRLHNMRTLGVMRPEKQARIAKVTRDVLIPLAERLGVQALKSELEDLVFAILHPEEYERTRAVIAENATACDALAAIAVDFRAVLRDAGIAAEVLIRPRHFVSVHRARLKRGELRGTDFGRLLVLVGEDADCYGVLGELHTCFTPVISEFKDFIAAPKFNLYQSLHTAVAGPDGAVAEVLIRTHQMHKVAEAGVIALGNPYAPVMPVTTAEGAEPADGEREDPTRPGWLSRLLEWQQSTPDPDTFWISLRADLAQDREITVFRADGGALGLPAGASCVDAAYAQYGDQAHTCIGARVNGRLATLSTVLRDGDTVHLLLAQDTTSGPSPDWLDHARTPAARIAIAGWLEAHPEGAKVPAAAPRRPAPFTVGRPAAANAVVDLPDATVRLAGCCTPVPPDAVTGFAVRGGAVTVHREGCPAVDRMKALDREPIAVSWGDAAECRVSLVAEAFGRPRLLADLTEAIATQGAAIVSATVEPPSEQRVRHTYTLQLPDAAGLPALMRAMRDVPGVYDVSRTQHPAATT
- a CDS encoding serine protease, yielding MRSIRPLLAATGVAAALALTATACGPSDDKAAADAASSSPAADNGGADNGGAGLPADLADKLKEHGVDPEKWKNGEWKNWDKDKWLREAKDFVNPVIDGLWKPKRMTTAKAPTKTLAAGDISGDQDVTDPEPRPVQAVAEKKPYHQNAAPVGKVFFDAPEGSMVCSATVIKDPKNPGKSNMVWTAGHCVHAGKAGGWYRNIAFVPAYNDTGKSPAALETAQPQEVAPYGLYWADWVSTSGEWISQGGPTGGTGAPYDYAVMHVKPEKGTKSLEETVGVALDVKFDAPEAKDISAMGAWGYPAAPPYDGAIMHKCVDRPGRLSIAPGTPTMWRIGCTMTGGSSGGGWFAEQPDGKLALVSNTSIGPVTSGWLAGPRLDAGAQQIYTMMSDKFAGR